The following proteins are co-located in the Maridesulfovibrio sp. genome:
- a CDS encoding class I SAM-dependent methyltransferase has protein sequence MNKNTSMLEKTVNEKQSVEHWEKKWAERWDTRETMYVGNAHLNYWQARAEDFSVGRKACDYSFGRSILSALSSRLPEQAEVLDVGCGPGSILVPMGQAGHRVTAVEPAGEMRKQLQTNAEKAGVDQYKVIPKIWQDVDTEGLKSHFDLALSAITMWMFRDLRVQLERLESVSRNLCCVVGGAGGETSGHSDGMWNSIMGDVPQPGYSEFPLAYNLLYAMGRLPEVRIVNYSTQRSAESKIHQQKLFYAKYTELTPQTEELIKQNVMSSAQDGMVHESCKASVIFWKIR, from the coding sequence ATGAATAAGAATACAAGCATGCTGGAGAAGACAGTGAATGAGAAACAAAGCGTGGAGCATTGGGAAAAAAAGTGGGCCGAACGCTGGGATACCCGCGAAACAATGTATGTGGGCAACGCCCACCTAAACTACTGGCAAGCCAGAGCAGAAGATTTTTCCGTAGGTCGCAAGGCCTGCGACTATAGCTTCGGACGCAGTATCCTTTCCGCCCTCAGCTCAAGACTGCCTGAGCAAGCCGAAGTGCTGGATGTTGGCTGCGGACCGGGCAGCATACTAGTACCCATGGGACAGGCCGGACATCGGGTAACAGCAGTGGAACCTGCCGGAGAAATGAGAAAACAACTGCAGACCAATGCTGAAAAGGCCGGAGTTGATCAATATAAAGTCATTCCCAAAATCTGGCAGGACGTGGACACAGAAGGCCTCAAAAGTCATTTTGACTTGGCTCTTTCCGCCATCACCATGTGGATGTTCCGCGACCTACGGGTACAGCTGGAACGTCTGGAGTCGGTATCACGCAACCTCTGCTGCGTTGTGGGCGGTGCCGGAGGAGAAACAAGCGGACACAGCGACGGCATGTGGAATTCCATCATGGGAGATGTTCCGCAGCCCGGATATTCTGAATTCCCGCTGGCCTACAATCTTCTCTATGCCATGGGTCGCCTGCCGGAAGTTCGCATTGTAAATTATTCCACCCAAAGATCTGCTGAAAGCAAAATACATCAACAGAAGCTATTCTATGCAAAATACACAGAACTTACCCCGCAAACAGAAGAGCTTATTAAACAGAACGTTATGTCCTCCGCGCAGGACGGTATGGTCCATGAAAGCTGCAAGGCATCCGTAATTTTCTGGAAAATCAGATAG
- a CDS encoding class I SAM-dependent methyltransferase, which translates to MMNLQKTTSWKEIWSNQMEDMAARSDTGYWNRRAEDYNDFITSSRFGYGKKMCEILTEEGIIDTNSLVLEIASGVGAVTLPLARHSKGVIAVEPAQSMANLLEANADSAEVKNIKVEVADFASFAAQAQDNSFDLVFLCHAAWQFPDIEELISEMSRISRGFCCLADTMGIGDAENHQMQRKLGINAPELDRSLYLYNILNELGRPADLSNVSYTMRRSTDSARSMWTNLVSKYRTVSTEDSELIKQHVESRNNAGFYEVPAVMSLMWWRS; encoded by the coding sequence ATGATGAATCTGCAAAAAACTACATCTTGGAAAGAAATCTGGAGTAACCAGATGGAGGACATGGCTGCTCGGAGCGACACGGGATACTGGAACCGAAGAGCCGAAGACTATAATGATTTTATAACATCAAGCAGATTCGGATATGGCAAAAAGATGTGCGAAATCCTAACTGAAGAGGGAATTATTGATACAAATTCATTAGTTCTTGAAATCGCATCAGGAGTCGGAGCAGTAACACTCCCCCTTGCCCGCCACTCAAAAGGAGTAATTGCAGTAGAACCGGCCCAATCCATGGCGAACCTGCTGGAAGCCAACGCCGACTCCGCCGAGGTCAAAAATATTAAAGTTGAAGTTGCGGATTTTGCTTCATTTGCCGCTCAAGCTCAGGACAACAGTTTCGACCTCGTCTTTCTCTGCCATGCAGCATGGCAGTTCCCTGACATTGAAGAACTGATCAGTGAAATGAGCAGAATCTCACGCGGCTTCTGCTGTCTGGCAGACACCATGGGAATTGGGGACGCAGAGAATCATCAGATGCAACGCAAACTGGGGATCAATGCACCGGAACTGGACCGGTCCCTGTATCTTTACAATATATTAAATGAGCTGGGCAGACCTGCAGACCTGTCCAATGTCAGTTATACCATGCGCCGCTCCACGGATTCAGCAAGATCCATGTGGACAAATCTCGTTTCTAAGTATCGCACGGTCTCAACTGAAGACAGTGAACTGATTAAGCAGCACGTGGAGAGCAGAAACAATGCCGGATTTTACGAAGTTCCGGCAGTAATGTCGCTGATGTGGTGGAGATCCTGA
- a CDS encoding ABC transporter substrate-binding protein encodes MLLNCRLSLKIFMLSLFLVVALSSAVFAAESVLNVAGPWGPKTLDIQKTGYVFKRLGVTENLIEVGQDLELKPGLAESWVVSPDKKTWTFTLRKGIVFHDGTALSAEVVKSCLERLQKKGSLLKAVPLESIEAPDDHTLVLKTSEPFAPLGAYLSMGETSPLAISSFDAAGEIVKPVGTGPFVFESWKVKDHVTTKRNPDYWGEKAKIAKVVYRGVPNAITRLGMLRAGDLDIAMILPPDSVASIKKSDKFEIFRTAVGRCRMVALNMAEGPFADVLVRKAASMAVNRDDLVKYVLEGMGESATTLYPPMVYWANDKLKGFSFDQAGAKKLLDQAGWKDADGDGVREKDGKKLKVKLVTYPERAALPPTAEVVQAQLNEVGFDVELVVTQVDAAQSIRNRGDFDMFLVGRGLLFVPDPDYNLMKDYYSANTVKKGWGAYHFSNPKVDELLLEGRKVFKQVERKSIYDQVQAILMEEVPMIFLNYYVNVDAVAKGVEGYTMHPTESSYHLETVTLKK; translated from the coding sequence ATGTTACTGAACTGTCGCCTGTCCCTTAAAATATTTATGCTGAGCCTATTTCTGGTTGTTGCGTTGAGCTCCGCAGTTTTTGCCGCTGAAAGTGTGTTGAACGTTGCAGGACCGTGGGGTCCTAAGACACTGGACATTCAAAAAACCGGATATGTGTTTAAGCGTCTGGGAGTTACTGAGAATTTAATCGAAGTGGGTCAAGATCTGGAGCTGAAGCCCGGTCTGGCTGAGTCCTGGGTGGTTTCACCGGATAAGAAGACCTGGACTTTCACCCTCCGCAAGGGAATCGTTTTTCACGACGGAACCGCTCTCAGTGCCGAGGTGGTCAAGTCCTGTCTGGAACGGTTGCAGAAAAAAGGCTCCCTGCTAAAAGCAGTCCCGCTTGAAAGTATTGAGGCTCCTGATGATCACACTCTCGTGCTGAAGACGTCGGAGCCTTTTGCTCCGCTGGGAGCATATCTGTCCATGGGTGAAACTTCTCCTCTGGCAATATCTTCTTTTGATGCTGCGGGTGAAATTGTTAAGCCTGTGGGAACCGGGCCTTTTGTATTTGAAAGCTGGAAAGTGAAGGATCACGTTACCACCAAGCGCAACCCTGATTACTGGGGCGAAAAGGCGAAGATTGCCAAGGTAGTTTATCGCGGTGTTCCCAATGCCATTACTCGTCTGGGCATGCTCCGCGCCGGAGACCTAGACATCGCTATGATTTTGCCGCCTGATTCTGTCGCATCGATAAAGAAGTCCGATAAATTCGAAATTTTTAGAACTGCGGTAGGTCGATGCCGTATGGTGGCATTGAATATGGCGGAAGGGCCTTTTGCCGATGTGCTTGTGCGAAAGGCTGCCAGCATGGCTGTAAACCGCGATGACCTTGTCAAGTACGTACTTGAGGGAATGGGGGAATCCGCAACTACTTTATATCCTCCCATGGTTTATTGGGCGAATGATAAGTTGAAAGGGTTTTCTTTTGATCAAGCAGGAGCAAAGAAGCTACTTGATCAGGCCGGTTGGAAGGATGCTGACGGTGATGGCGTAAGGGAGAAGGACGGTAAAAAGCTTAAGGTCAAGCTGGTTACTTATCCAGAGCGTGCAGCTTTGCCTCCTACTGCTGAAGTTGTGCAGGCTCAGTTGAACGAGGTCGGCTTTGATGTAGAACTGGTTGTAACTCAGGTTGACGCAGCACAGTCAATCCGCAACAGAGGCGATTTCGATATGTTCCTGGTCGGACGTGGACTGCTGTTTGTTCCAGACCCGGATTACAATCTTATGAAGGACTACTATTCTGCCAACACTGTCAAAAAGGGCTGGGGTGCTTACCACTTTAGTAATCCCAAAGTCGATGAACTCCTGTTGGAAGGCAGAAAGGTTTTCAAACAGGTTGAACGTAAATCCATCTATGATCAGGTTCAGGCAATACTCATGGAGGAAGTCCCTATGATATTCCTCAACTACTATGTGAATGTGGATGCTGTGGCCAAAGGTGTTGAAGGATACACAATGCATCCTACTGAAAGCAGCTATCATCTGGAAACCGTTACCCTGAAAAAGTAA
- a CDS encoding ABC transporter permease: MFIIKRIASLAPVMFGVSVAAFLSLVLSPGNPAEIALRSLTESETPPKAAVLELEKEMGLDRPIHVQYWRWLKRTVGGDLGRSYQTGQTVVSEIKQALGPSALLAGTAILLALFIVLPLGSISAAMSGTWVDKATMAGSLAVVSVPDFCIAIILFLIFSVQMDLLPVAGYGSIANLILPALTLAISSSGITTRLMRTCMVQALEEKYVITARSKGMGEYRVTGRHAMKNALPPVLTYLGAQMGYLFGGAVVVESIFLWPGLGSLLVEAVKARDIYVVQGCVLVIACIYVLINLAMDIIQAGLDSRIREGLSHAG; this comes from the coding sequence TTGTTCATAATAAAAAGAATCGCATCGCTGGCTCCGGTTATGTTCGGGGTCAGCGTTGCGGCTTTTCTATCACTGGTACTTAGTCCGGGGAATCCGGCTGAAATAGCTCTGCGCTCATTAACCGAATCGGAGACACCTCCGAAGGCTGCCGTGTTGGAGCTTGAAAAAGAAATGGGACTGGATCGGCCTATACATGTTCAGTACTGGCGCTGGCTCAAGAGGACCGTTGGAGGGGATCTTGGCCGTTCCTATCAAACAGGACAGACTGTGGTTTCCGAAATAAAGCAGGCTTTAGGTCCATCCGCGCTATTGGCGGGAACAGCAATTTTGTTGGCCTTGTTTATAGTTCTCCCTCTCGGTTCCATTTCCGCTGCCATGTCTGGAACGTGGGTGGATAAAGCCACTATGGCCGGGTCGTTGGCGGTCGTTTCTGTTCCGGATTTTTGCATTGCAATCATACTTTTCCTGATCTTTTCCGTGCAAATGGATCTGTTGCCTGTTGCAGGATACGGATCAATTGCAAACCTGATCCTTCCGGCATTGACTCTGGCTATTTCCAGTTCCGGGATAACAACGCGGCTGATGCGTACATGCATGGTTCAGGCTCTCGAGGAAAAGTATGTAATCACCGCACGCTCAAAAGGCATGGGGGAGTATCGTGTAACCGGACGCCACGCTATGAAGAATGCTCTTCCTCCGGTATTGACCTATCTGGGAGCGCAGATGGGGTATCTGTTCGGCGGAGCTGTGGTGGTTGAGTCAATTTTTCTCTGGCCCGGTCTGGGAAGTTTGCTAGTCGAGGCGGTCAAGGCCCGTGATATTTATGTTGTTCAGGGATGCGTGCTGGTCATTGCCTGTATCTATGTCTTAATCAATCTTGCCATGGATATAATTCAGGCAGGTCTTGATTCAAGAATTCGGGAGGGGCTCAGTCATGCAGGATAG
- a CDS encoding ABC transporter permease has product MQDSRLTPGMLIGLILCLGLMFCAIFAPEIAPHDPDRQHLAHRLEGPSEKFPLGADKLGRCVASRIIHGLRPSLGLAVSVTAMAALVGTLFGVCAAYFRPLDALLMRITDCFFAFPGFVMALIAISIMGPSTTSLVIALGLPGWPKYARVVRSKALALRECGYVEASRAIGAGPLYILRYCILPGVLPSVITISTLGIGGKVIHIAGLGFLGLGVQPPTPEWGTMLIKGIPVLESAPHISLSAMAAISVSVLAFTLLGEGLRNMLDPRSNLSDWRKMQTVS; this is encoded by the coding sequence ATGCAGGATAGTCGATTGACCCCCGGTATGTTGATCGGGCTGATTCTATGTCTTGGCCTTATGTTTTGCGCGATATTCGCTCCTGAAATAGCTCCGCATGACCCGGATCGGCAGCATCTTGCCCATAGGCTGGAGGGGCCGAGTGAAAAGTTTCCCCTCGGGGCGGACAAGCTGGGGCGTTGTGTTGCCAGCCGCATTATTCACGGATTGCGTCCGTCGCTAGGTCTTGCTGTTTCTGTTACAGCCATGGCTGCTTTGGTTGGAACTCTCTTTGGTGTGTGCGCCGCATATTTTCGACCCCTCGATGCTTTGCTTATGCGGATCACCGATTGCTTCTTTGCTTTTCCGGGCTTTGTCATGGCTCTTATCGCCATCAGTATCATGGGGCCGAGCACGACCAGTCTGGTTATAGCTTTAGGACTGCCGGGATGGCCGAAATATGCCAGAGTTGTCCGGTCTAAAGCCTTAGCCCTGCGCGAATGCGGATATGTTGAAGCCAGTCGGGCTATTGGGGCGGGGCCTCTTTACATTCTTCGATATTGCATTCTGCCCGGAGTTTTGCCCTCTGTGATAACTATTTCCACACTGGGTATAGGGGGCAAGGTTATTCACATCGCCGGGTTGGGTTTTCTGGGGCTGGGGGTACAGCCACCAACTCCGGAATGGGGGACTATGCTCATTAAAGGAATACCCGTGCTTGAATCTGCCCCTCACATTTCTCTTTCAGCAATGGCGGCGATTTCAGTAAGTGTCCTTGCTTTTACCCTGCTGGGGGAAGGACTGCGGAATATGCTTGATCCGCGCAGCAACCTTTCAGACTGGCGCAAAATGCAAACTGTCTCCTGA
- a CDS encoding ABC transporter ATP-binding protein — MNKLYQEDRRLLQVNNLKVHFKSADGIVRAVDKVSFSLKRGEKACLVGESGCGKTILALSLLRLLPPGAKLAGEVLFQGVDLLQIPEKEMRMVRRQGMGMIFEQPSAYLNPLFPVGWQVAEVVRLSRGCSRRDAKRRALRLLDLARIPEARKRYRQFPHQLSGGMRQRVMISMALAKDPALLVADEPTTALDPTVRRSILTLLRDCLDETGAALLCITHDWEAARRLCETAAVMYAGQILEVGPAGQVLDSPKHPYASALRRSMGGERPEPIPGNPPALTDLPCGCRFQPRCNCSSEQCASVVPEFNGGVRCHNHQ; from the coding sequence ATGAATAAACTGTATCAAGAAGACAGAAGGTTGCTTCAGGTCAATAACTTGAAAGTCCATTTTAAATCTGCGGATGGCATTGTCCGGGCTGTGGATAAAGTGAGCTTCAGCCTTAAACGCGGAGAGAAGGCTTGCCTTGTCGGTGAATCCGGCTGCGGAAAAACTATTCTGGCTTTGTCGTTGCTGCGTTTGCTTCCTCCCGGGGCTAAACTGGCCGGCGAGGTCCTGTTTCAAGGTGTAGATTTGCTACAGATCCCGGAAAAGGAAATGCGGATGGTCAGGCGTCAGGGCATGGGGATGATTTTTGAACAGCCCTCGGCTTACCTTAACCCGCTTTTTCCTGTTGGGTGGCAGGTCGCTGAAGTGGTCAGGCTAAGCCGCGGTTGCAGTAGGCGGGATGCAAAAAGAAGGGCGTTGCGCCTTCTTGATTTGGCCCGCATACCTGAAGCCCGAAAAAGATACAGACAGTTTCCGCATCAATTGTCAGGTGGCATGAGACAGCGGGTTATGATTTCCATGGCTTTAGCCAAAGATCCTGCTCTGCTTGTGGCGGATGAACCGACTACAGCTCTCGATCCAACAGTAAGACGCAGTATCCTTACATTGTTACGGGACTGCCTTGATGAGACCGGGGCTGCTCTCTTGTGTATTACCCATGATTGGGAAGCCGCACGCAGGCTCTGCGAGACTGCTGCTGTAATGTATGCCGGACAGATTCTTGAGGTTGGTCCAGCCGGACAGGTTCTGGATAGTCCGAAGCATCCCTACGCATCGGCTTTGCGCCGTTCCATGGGTGGGGAAAGGCCTGAACCGATACCGGGAAATCCTCCGGCTCTGACCGATTTGCCGTGCGGGTGTAGATTTCAGCCCAGATGTAACTGCTCATCTGAACAGTGTGCTTCAGTTGTTCCTGAATTCAATGGAGGAGTGCGTTGCCACAACCATCAGTGA
- a CDS encoding oligopeptide/dipeptide ABC transporter ATP-binding protein codes for MPQPSVIEIKGLRKSYGSGFFLRQVNTAVRDVSLNIAPGRTLAVVGESGCGKTTLARMAAGLLKPDFGFITFRGKNFAHWDRKDLRKSIQVVFQDADGSLNPSFSARDLLLEPLLLHGLPRSEAEERLPELLSMVGLVTDLLQRHPHEMSGGQRQRIGIARAMSLSPELVIADEPVSSLDRSIQAQILSLLQSFQENNGVSYLYISHDLGSVRAIAHEVAVMLGGVFVETGPAEEVFSNPIHPYTKLLLTDENHAEPHFEHDFMDIENRQSTENGCPFAFYCKHSETQCIRDVSGLIEVEPGRLVRCRAMRRIT; via the coding sequence TTGCCACAACCATCAGTGATTGAGATTAAGGGTTTGCGCAAGAGTTACGGTTCCGGTTTCTTTTTAAGGCAGGTTAATACGGCGGTAAGAGATGTCTCGTTGAATATTGCACCGGGAAGGACTCTTGCCGTTGTCGGAGAATCTGGTTGTGGCAAGACCACATTGGCTCGTATGGCGGCAGGGTTACTTAAGCCGGATTTCGGTTTCATAACATTCAGGGGTAAAAATTTTGCTCACTGGGATAGAAAGGACTTGCGCAAAAGTATACAGGTGGTTTTTCAGGATGCGGACGGGTCGCTTAACCCGAGTTTCAGTGCCCGTGATTTGCTGCTGGAACCTCTATTGCTTCATGGTTTGCCTCGTAGTGAAGCAGAAGAGCGACTGCCCGAATTGCTTTCCATGGTTGGATTGGTGACGGATCTGTTGCAGCGCCATCCGCATGAGATGTCCGGCGGGCAACGTCAACGCATAGGGATCGCAAGGGCTATGTCCCTTTCCCCGGAACTGGTTATTGCCGATGAACCTGTTTCTTCGTTGGACCGCTCCATTCAGGCTCAGATTCTTAGCCTGTTGCAATCCTTTCAGGAGAACAATGGAGTCTCATATCTTTATATATCCCATGATCTTGGTTCAGTGAGGGCTATTGCCCATGAGGTGGCAGTCATGCTCGGCGGAGTGTTCGTTGAGACCGGACCGGCGGAAGAAGTTTTCAGTAATCCTATTCATCCGTACACGAAGCTGCTTCTTACCGATGAAAATCATGCAGAGCCGCATTTCGAACATGATTTTATGGATATTGAAAACAGACAGAGTACAGAAAACGGATGCCCATTTGCCTTCTATTGCAAGCACTCCGAAACGCAATGCATAAGGGACGTCAGCGGACTAATTGAGGTTGAACCGGGACGATTGGTGCGTTGCAGGGCAATGCGCAGAATTACTTGA